In the Cryptococcus neoformans var. neoformans JEC21 chromosome 1, complete sequence genome, one interval contains:
- a CDS encoding translation initiation factor eIF-2B epsilon subunit, putative translates to MPPKKHQQKNEPKQKADNVDEAPLQAVVLADSYNRRFEVLCTDQPRVLLPLCSTPLLAWTLESLSLSKVKQVFIFCGVHADKIRTFVESSPYRAMLDIHCLSSQTARSAGDALRELDDMHVLNPDNPFILVHSPLISNYDLSKIIDAHRKRRDVDKNFIMTMGVSRGGRPHPESPIMLVHPPSSRLLHYAPHPLSPTQPRISFPSSLFLDPFPATIDTYEIWSGTSPSSSNQGGYRDLGVDICEADVPALCTENFDYHDLRRHFVNGVLTSELLGKKIAVHVVGQEEESLDARAGGGRYVESVRDTRTFGEVTRDVLRRWAFPLAPDLNEPGGSQYELRAGNVYIAKESVVLSRTTTLSGPLLIGPRSALAHNTLVRQSTLGADCKIGAGSIIRKSYVFDDVKIGEGCVVEECMIGEGVVIGHGCKIGKGVLLGNGVRLGKGVVVPDFSRIGRQPYRGDDWDSDEERDEFEKEEILSFLGEDSIGYLWPNEEEEPPSDSEDEGEDPYEHPRNKKLLQLGRRLSNLSSPSTSISTLSAASSSAPSSPLSDASSTSLPDIPSLSLDAGPDKAFYSEAAASLQRAYEEDHKIENALLELRTLVMGYNAGLERAREEVVKFFVSKIDVRGPATSILSSAVKIFSRWGPLMANLTSDPTLLILDAQQYCVSTVPFAYIPWFGIILRAMYETDLVGEDELVEWREMSSSQGEGVGKKGKEGEEEKARWRESWAKGKGYVDVLESMDSESGEEESSSEEESDDA, encoded by the exons ATGCCACCTAAAAAGCACCAACAAAAGAACGAACCAAAACAG AAGGCGGACAATGTGGACGAAGCCCCTCTACAAGCCGTAGTCCTCGCAGACTCCTACAACCGTCGCTTTGAGGTTCTTTGTACAGACCAACCTCGAGTTCTTTTGCCGTTATGTTCAACACCACTTTTGGCTTGGACTTTGGAGAGCTTGAGTTTGAGTAAGGTCAAACAAGTGTTCATCTTCTGTGGTGTGCATGCGGATAAGATTAGGACTTTTGTCGAGTCTTCGCCTTATAGAGCGATGCTGGACATTCATTGCTTGTCTTCTCAAACAGCTCGATCAGCAGGTGATGCTTTGCGTGAGCTGGATGACATGCAC GTCTTGAATCCTGATAATCCATTTATCCTCGTACATTCTCCTCTTATCTCCAACTACGACCTCTCCAAAATTATAGATGCCCACAGGAAGCGCCGTGACGTCGACAAAAACTTTATCATGACCATGGGCGTCAGTCGTGGCGGTCGTCCTCACCCCGAGTCACCCATCATGCTCGTCCAcccaccttcttccagatTATTGCACTATGCTCCCCACCCACTTTCACCTACTCAACCACGTATCAGCTTcccctcatctctcttcctcgatCCATTCCCAGCTACCATCGACACTTATGAAATATGGTCTGGTACTTCGCCGTCATCGTCCAACCAAGGGGGATACCGCGACCTTGGTGTTGACATTTGCGAGGCCGATGTACCTGCTCTTTGTACTGAAAACTTTGACTACCATGACCTCCGACGACATTTTGTCAATGGTGTCCTTACATCCGAGCTTCTCGGTAAGAAGATTGCTGTTCATGTTGTAGGccaagaggaggaaagtcTGGATGCTCGAGCTGGTGGCGGCAGATACGTGGAGAGTGTACGAGATACAAGAACCTTTGGTGAAGTCACTAGGGATGTTTTAAGGAGATGGGCATTCCCGCTCGCTCCTGATTTGAACGAACCGGGAGGCTCGCAATATGAATTGAGAGCTGGAAATGTGTATATTGCCAAGGAATCAGTCGTTCTTTCCCGAACAACGACATTGAGTGGTCCTCTTCTTATTGGTCCTAGATCGGCCCTCGCCCACAACACACTTGTCCGTCAATCGACTCTGGGAGCAGACTGTAAAATTGGGGCAGGAAGTATAATCAGGAAGAGCTATGTTTTCGACGATGTCAAGATCGGGGAAGGATGTGTAGTGGAGGAGTGTATGATTGGCGAAGGTGTCGTCATCGGACACGGTTGCAAGATTGGCAAGGGCGTATTGCTCGGAAACGGTGTTAGGCTTGGCAAGGGGGTAGTTGTTCCGGACTTCTCAAGAATTGGAAGGCAGCCTTACAGAGGTGACGATTGGGAttctgatgaggaaagggaCGAGTtcgagaaagaggagattcTTTCATTCCTCGGTGAAGACTCTATTGGCTACCTCTGGCCcaatgaggaggaggaaccTCCTTCGGATTccgaggatgagggtgaagaTCCTTACGAGCATCCTCGAAACAAAAAGCTCTTGCAACTCGGCCGCCGCCTGTCCAACCTTTCTTCCCCGAGCACGTCCATTTCCACTCTTTCTGCcgcatcctcttctgcccCCTCGTCTCCTCTCTCAGACGCATCTTCTACGTCTCTCCCTGACATTCCCTCCCTTTCACTCGATGCCGGGCCGGACAAGGCGTTCTATAGTGAAGCCGCCGCTTCCCTTCAACGAGCTTACGAGGAGGATCACAAGATCGAAAATGCCTTGCTCGAGTTACGTACATTGGTCATGGGTTACAACGCCGGTCTTGAACGtgctcgagaagaagtcgTCAAGTTTTTTGTGTCGAAGATCGATGTACGCGGCCCCGCtacctccatcctctcttctgctgTCAAGATCTTCTCACGATGGGGCCCTCTAATGGCTAACCTTACATCGGACCCTACgctcctcatccttgacgCTCAACAGTACTGCGTCTCTACCGTCCCTTTTGCTTACATTCCTTGGTTTGGTATCATTCTTCGTGCAATGTATGAGACAGATTTGGTTGGTGAAGACGAGCTTGTGGAATGGAGGGAGATGAGCAGCTCGCAAGGTGAAGGGGTTGGTaagaaaggcaaggagggggaagaggaaaaggcgagATGGAGGGAAAGTTGGGCAAAGGGCAAAGGTTATGTGGACGTTTTGGAGAGTATGGACAGTGAGagtggggaagaagagagcagcagcgaggaagagagtgatGATGCGTAG
- a CDS encoding WD-repeat protein, putative: MPPRQHYIVSSDDDDDEDYQPSDPEVALLDLLHDGYELYEEDYNEDDTDDEDEEDDDGLMVDENGNIIRDDGNDFDDDQEMSDDTESRAFADLLEFAQAVDDGESPLAFLSGRVSGSFPSILHRLAMRSDSRFRNNDWASKVKKKQTVADPKGTELLRSGEFGRVGNWQAPGKAGRQRLRRWQRAVKGWKPPRSTTSQHLVPNEPGTVVAYYPSVPYVGQFAGEDYSIFYTATQYFTLHLYSTTQYLKSKDNIHQRRTARPSDSTRLTLTPSTPPAQGNQVIEDEDQGGQEDDWEDEDDYVSRPSVIEDSSMKRIKRVQGVEGRWTITDCDADKKGEKMIYSSITPYVHMLYTDEFDQEHVELDFSDPRERGNYYRSGIWSIRFSADGKEIVAGASDGKIMVYDINAQRRSLSVSGHAEDVNAVCFADHSSTNILISGSDDGYIKVWDRRSLSSHVPSGVLVGATEGITYTSPKGDGRYIVANSKDQAARLYDLRKMRSYGDFVDEPNASQKYGAAGFDYRDMRYPRSEPRSHPQDCSVMTYSGHSVLRTLIRCHFSPIESTGQSYIYSGSADGMIHVWSLDGRVVQVLDRSASEGLYSSQGIYSDPSAPAHSTQSSRTNLFGSYSHAVRDVAWHGYEPTLMSTCWDMMGSMRRGGTVAKHEWKGLGKNGLAKLEDWEIRRKEENEGSRATN; encoded by the exons ATGCCACCTCGGCAGCATTACATTGTCAGTagcgatgacgatgacgatgaggattATCAGCCGTCTGATCCCGAAGTTGCACTGCTCGATCTCCTTCATGATGGATATGAGCTCTACGAAGAAGATTACAACGAAGATGACAccgacgatgaagatgaggaggacgatgatggtTTAATGGTCGACGAGAATGGAAACATCATTCGAGATGATGGCAATGACTTTGATGACGACCAGGAGATGTCTGATGACACCGAGTCTCGGGCCTTTGCCGATCTCCTCGAATTTGCCCAAGCGGTGGACGACGGTGAATCACCTCTCGCCTTTCTGTCGGGTAGGGTATCAGGTTCATTTCCCAGCATTTTACATCGACTGGCAATGAGGAGTGATTCCCGATTTAGAAACAATGATTGGGCTTCAAAagtcaagaagaaacagaCGGTGGCGGATCCGAAGGGGACGGAGCTATTGAGGAGCGGGGAATTTGGAAGGGTCGGAAACTGGCAAGCACCTGGTAAGGCTGGGAGACAAAGGTTGAGACGGTGGCAAAGGGCAGTCAAGGGTTGGAAACCCCCGAGATCAACA ACAAGCCAGCACCTCGTACCCAACGAGCCTGGAACAGTTGTTGCGTACTATCCCTCCGTACCTTACGTCGGTCAGTTTGCTGGGGAAGATTACTCCATCTTCT ACACGGCGACCCAATACTTCACTTTACATCTTTATTCTACGACGCAATActtgaagagcaaggataACATCCATCAACGTCGTACTGCTCGCCCTTCTGATTCAACCCGACTCACACTCACACCATCCACGCCTCCCGCTCAGGGTAATCAGGTAATCGAGGACGAAGATCAAGGCGGACAGGAAGATGATtgggaagacgaggatgactATGTCTCTCGACCTTCTGTCATAGAGGATTCTAGTATGAAGCGCATCAAAAGAGTGCAAGGCgtagaaggaagatggacaaTCACTGACTGTGATGCCGAtaagaagggagagaa GATGATTTATTCCTCGATCACTCCTTACGTCCATATGCTCTATACAGATGAGTTCGATCAAGAACATGTTGAGCTTGATTTTTCCGACCCTCGGGAACGGGGAAATTACTACAGGTCTGGA ATCTGGAGTATCAGATTCTCTGCAGATGGTAAAGAGATTGTAGCAGGAGCATCTGACGGAAAGATCATGGTTTATGATATTAACGCCCAACGACGATCGTTGAGTGTTTCTGGTCATGCCGAGGATG TTAACGCCGTCTGCTTCGCAGACCATTCATCCACCAACATCCTTATCTCTGGTTCCGATGATGGATATATTAAGGTCTGGGATAGACGATCTCTCTCTTCGCACGTACCTTCCGGTGTCCTCGTCGGCGCTACTGAAGGTATCACTTACACTTCGCCCAAAGGTGACGGTAGGTATATAGTGGCAAATTCGAAGGATCAAGCTGCAAGGCTGTATGatctgaggaagatgaggagttATGGGGATTTTGTTGATGAGCCGAATGCTTCTCAAAAGTATGGTGCTGCCGGTTTTGATT ACCGAGACATGCGCTACCCTCGATCAGAGCCTCGCTCCCACCCACAGGATTGCTCGGTGATGACCTATAGCGGTCATTCTGTCCTGCGAACGCTGATCCGATGTCACTTCAGCCCCATTGAGTCGACTGGGCAGAGCTACATCTATAGCGGCAGCGCTGATGGAATGATTCATGTCTGGAGTTTAGATGGTCGAG TTGTTCAAG TGCTCGATCGATCCGCTTCAGAAGGCCTCTACTCGAGCCAAGGTATTTACTCCGATCCGTCCGCCCCCGCTCACTCCACTCAATCCTCCCGCACAAACCTCTTTGGCTCCTACTCTCACGCCGTGAGGGATGTCGCGTGGCATGGATACGAGCCTACTCTCATGTCGACGTGCTGGGATATGATGGGTAGTATGCGAAGAGGCGGGACAGTCGCGAAACATGAATGGAAGGGCCTTGGCAAGAATGGGCTTGCTAAGCTAGAGGACTGGGAAataagaaggaaggaggagaatgaagggAGTCGGGCGACAAATTAG
- a CDS encoding sulfite transporter, putative yields the protein MVVKSTAAKNMSHDTRRDQRISRDDQLASVSGVSEITIAESSTRGRLSSCDTNPASIGSRSRNYEVKHEPVNLSRRVMRRVEHAILNISPAFFSFNMGTGITSILLYNLPFNGGWLRRLGVVVFIFNVVLFILFAVASVVRILRWKGIFSATLKNHLSGLYWGTLPMGFITIVNMIAFTCVQNGKMGWARTAIGLWWVDVILSVIINLGMVYVMITRQNHTTEAMSAAWLLPIVTCVVASSSGGVVSSAIMSYSPQLARSIIIVSYIVWGIGVPFALFVICNYLHRSFLYGAPPVAALTSTYLPLGPCGQGSFGIMALGKAVRELAYNHGIGFAVIPDGVADAVLRRNIILQMADAVYTGSLVTGLILWGLSFCWYVLATTVLLDHWWNTNRAYFGRESFSVGFTALIFPIGVWATATTTLATEFDSLVFKILGTIISLQVIFNWIYVMLLTIYKVCDGTLFIAPELDIFPERNPPLRWVRHASATAKTCRKEDIELSFTSTEERRVGLGDSYGEND from the exons ATGGTCGTAAAATCTACAGCGGCAAAAAATATGTCTCATGACACTCGTCGTGACCAACGAATTTCAAGGGATGATCAGCTAGCTTCGGTATCAGGTGTCTCAGAGATTACTATCGCGGAGTCTAGCACCAGGGGCCGTCTTTCGTCGTGCGATACAAATCCTGCGAGTATAGGTAGTCGCTCGCGAAATTATGAGGTCAAGCATGAGCCTGTAAATCTATCGCGGCGAGTAATGAGACGGGTCGAGCATGCGATATTGAACATCTCTCCAGCATTCTTTT CTTTTAATATGGGCACAGGCATCACATCAATTCTTCTGTATAATTTACCTTTCAACGGTGGCTGGTTACGTCGCCTCGGAGTGGTAGTGTTTATTTTCAAtgtcgtcctcttcattctttttgCTGTTGCCAGTGTTGTGAGAATATTAAGATGGAAGGGAATCTTCTCGGCAACGCTGAAGAACCATTTATCGGGGCTGTACTGGGGAACGTTACCAATGGGCTTCATCACAATAGTG AATATGATTGCATTCACATGTGTACAAAATGGGAAGATGGGCTGGGCCAGGACAGCGATAGGACTATGGTGGGTAGATGTAATACTTTCAgtcatcatcaatctcgGGATGGTCTACGTTAT GATCACCCGCCAAAATCATACTACCGAGGCTATGTCAGCCGCTTGGTTGCTGCCTATCGTCACGTGCGTTGtcgcttcctcttcaggcGGCGTGGTCTCGTCGGCTATCATGTCGTATAGCCCTCAGCTCGCCAGATCTATCATCATTGTATCCTACATCGTCTGGGGTATTGGTGTTCCTTTTGCCCTTTTTGTCATCTGTAACTACCTCCATCGCAGCTTTTTGTATGGTGCTCCCCCCGTTGCAGCGTTGACGAGCACTTATCTTCCTCTGGGTCCCTGTGGACAAGGAAGCTTTGGTATTATGGCTTTAGGCAAAGCCGTTCGCGAACTGGCGTACAACCACGGGATAGGTTTCGCCGTAATTCCTGATGGTGTGGCAGATGCTGTTTTGAGGAGAAATATCATTTTGCAAATGGCCGACGCCGTCTACACAGGAAGTTTAGTTACAGGCCTTATATTATGGGGTTTGTCGTTTTGCTGGTATGTTCTAGCTACGACAGTGTTGCTAGACCATTGGTGGAATACGAACAGAGCATACTTCGGCAGAGAGTCATTTAGTGTAGGGTTTACCGCCCTGATTTTTCCAATTGGCGTCTGGGCT ACGGCCACAACAACGTTAGCAACTGAATTCGATTCATTGGTCTTCAAAATCCTTGGTACAATAATATCACTTCAAGTCATCTTCAACTGGATCTACGTCATGCTCTTGACAATTTACAAAGTGTGTGACGGTACATTATTCATAGCGCCTGAGTTGGATATTTTCCCCGAAAGGAATCCGCCGTTAAGATGGGTGAGGCATGCTTCAGCTACGGCGAAGACTTGCAGAAAGGAGGATATTGAGCTTTCCTTCACTTCCACAGAGGAAAGACGTGTTGGATTGGGGGACTCTTATGGGGAAAATGACTAG
- a CDS encoding expressed protein → MGGEESLPSSVDNIVPNRREPFHRRVKSYFTTEIDAPRSTDLISIYACFLTGFTSAPSFTACYVWCGFQTGNVAQLGVAIARCFAPGSRRTFGFQKPDQQALTSLLSFWIGTSLGRFGDWSGAKKRTWLAIATLLQALLAMAAALTAHYSGESGIASSREGPSWASPTGMAALGFLSATMGIQGIVGKRIASPMNTTVVLTTTWVEIFNDPLLFAFKYTPSRDIRIAGGLSVLLGAFVSRAILDASSSAGACGVLAGLRMIQFIWWFFIPDKQVKKVESK, encoded by the exons ATGGGAGGTGAAGAATCTTTACCATCCTCTGTCGACAATATTGTCCCTAACAGACGTGAACCTTTCCACCGTCGCGTCAAATCTTATTTCACGACCGAGATTGACGCTCCCCGTTCTACCGACCTTATCTCTATCTACGCCTGCTTCCTCACCGGCTTCACATCTGccccttccttcaccgCTTGCTACGTTTGGTGTGGTTTCCAGACAGGAAATGTCGCTCAATTAGGAGTGGCCATTGCCCGATGTTTTGCCCCAGGATCGAGGCGGACGTTTGGCTTCCAGAAGCCCGATCAGCAGGCCTTGACTAGTCTGTTGAGTTTCTGGATAGGGACAAGTTTAGGTCGATTTGGAGATTGGTCGGGTGCGAAAAAGAGGACATGGCTGGCGATTGCAACGTTACTGCAGGCACTTTTGGCTATGGCAGCTGCTCTCACGGCTCATTATTCTGGTGAAAGCGGCATTGCTTC GAGTCGAGAGGGACCATCTTGGGCTTCACCTACCGGAATGGCTGCTCTTGGGTTCCTGTCAGCAACAATGGGAATACAAGGCATTGTAGGCAAG CGTATCGCCAGTCCCATGAACACTACTGTCGTTCTCACCACCACATGGGTCGAAATATTTAACGATCCCTTACTATTTGCTTTCAAATATACACCCTCTCGTGACATCCGTATAGCGGGTGGTTTATCGGTTTTACTTGGAGCCTTCGTCTCGCGCGCAATACTCGATgcgtcctcttctgctgGTGCCTGTGGTGTATTGGCAGGATTGAGGATGATCCAATTCATCTGGTGGTTCTTCATCCCCGATAAACAGGTAAAGAAAGTTGAGTCGAAATAG